From Phenylobacterium montanum, the proteins below share one genomic window:
- the rplC gene encoding 50S ribosomal protein L3, translating to MRTGVIAKKLGMTRFFDEAGVHVPVTVLSLDGCQVTAQRTKDKDGYVALQLGAGAKKAKNTSKAMRGHFAKALVEPKRHLAEFHVSEDNLIDVGAELTADHFVAGQVVDVQGLTVGKGFQGGMKRWNFGGLRATHGVSVSHRSLGSTGNRQDPGKTFKGKKMAGHLGQETVTTLNVRVFRVDAERGLILLVGSVPGAEGSYVKIRDAVKRAAPADLPKPGAFKKPGQQAAAPAQVEEPAVEAPEAGSES from the coding sequence ATGCGTACCGGCGTGATCGCCAAGAAACTGGGCATGACGCGCTTCTTCGACGAAGCCGGCGTCCACGTGCCCGTGACGGTGCTGTCGCTCGACGGCTGCCAGGTCACGGCCCAGCGCACCAAGGACAAGGACGGCTATGTGGCCCTCCAACTCGGTGCGGGCGCCAAGAAGGCCAAGAACACCTCCAAGGCCATGCGCGGCCACTTCGCCAAGGCTCTGGTCGAGCCGAAGCGTCACCTGGCCGAGTTCCATGTGTCGGAAGACAACCTGATCGACGTGGGCGCGGAACTGACCGCTGACCACTTCGTCGCCGGCCAGGTGGTCGACGTGCAGGGCCTGACGGTCGGCAAGGGCTTCCAGGGCGGCATGAAGCGCTGGAACTTCGGCGGTCTTCGCGCCACCCACGGCGTGTCGGTGTCGCACCGCTCGCTGGGTTCGACCGGCAACCGCCAGGACCCGGGCAAGACCTTCAAGGGCAAGAAGATGGCCGGCCATCTCGGCCAGGAAACCGTCACCACCCTGAACGTGCGGGTTTTCCGGGTCGACGCCGAGCGCGGCCTGATCCTGCTGGTGGGCTCGGTCCCCGGCGCGGAAGGCTCCTACGTCAAGATCCGCGACGCGGTGAAGCGTGCGGCTCCGGCCGACCTGCCGAAGCCGGGCGCGTTCAAGAAGCCCGGCCAACAGGCTGCGGCTCCGGCTCAAGTTGAAGAACCCGCCGTCGAGGCGCCGGAAGCGGGGAGCGAAAGCTAA
- the serS gene encoding serine--tRNA ligase, translating to MHDIRAIRENPTAYDAAWGSKGLSPQTPAILALDAELRTAQTALQAAQSRRNDVSKLIGIAKAKKNEAEAAGLMAEVELLKAEIARESEAEREKGEALRDLLAALPNLPAEDVPPGEDETQNEEVRRWGEAFAIKEPKDHTDLGTGLGLLDFEAAARISGARFVVLKGQLARLERALGQFMLDLQTREHGYLEVAPPLLVRDEAVFGTGQLPKFAEDLFHTTDGRWLIPTAEVSLTNLVREQITDEAELPLRLTALTPCFRSEAGASGRDTRGMIRQHQFNKVELVSITTPEQSEDEHERMVGCAEAVLKRLDLPFRTMKLCTGDMGFSARKTYDLEVWLPSQATYREISSCSNCGDFQARRMDARSRKAGEKGTRFVHTLNGSGLAVGRTLVAVMENYQDEGGRIAIPQALQPYMNGLTHIGGE from the coding sequence ATGCACGACATTAGAGCCATCCGCGAGAACCCCACCGCCTATGACGCGGCCTGGGGCTCGAAGGGCCTGTCGCCGCAGACCCCGGCGATCCTGGCCCTCGACGCCGAACTGCGCACGGCTCAGACCGCGCTCCAGGCCGCCCAGTCCCGCCGCAACGACGTCTCCAAGCTGATCGGGATCGCCAAGGCCAAAAAGAACGAGGCTGAGGCGGCCGGCCTGATGGCCGAGGTCGAGCTCTTGAAGGCCGAGATCGCTCGCGAGAGCGAGGCCGAGCGGGAGAAGGGCGAGGCCCTGCGCGACCTCCTGGCCGCCCTGCCGAACCTGCCGGCCGAGGACGTGCCGCCCGGCGAGGACGAGACCCAGAACGAAGAGGTGCGCCGCTGGGGCGAGGCCTTCGCGATCAAGGAACCGAAAGACCACACCGACCTCGGGACGGGTCTCGGCCTGCTGGACTTCGAGGCCGCCGCCCGCATCTCTGGAGCGCGCTTCGTTGTGCTGAAGGGCCAGCTGGCGCGGCTGGAGCGGGCGCTGGGCCAGTTCATGCTGGACCTGCAGACCCGCGAGCACGGCTATCTGGAGGTCGCCCCGCCGCTGCTGGTGCGCGACGAGGCGGTGTTCGGCACCGGGCAACTGCCCAAGTTCGCCGAGGACCTGTTCCACACCACCGACGGCCGCTGGCTGATCCCCACCGCGGAGGTCTCGCTGACCAACCTGGTGCGCGAACAGATCACCGACGAGGCCGAACTGCCCTTGCGCCTCACTGCGCTGACGCCCTGCTTCCGCTCCGAGGCCGGCGCTTCGGGCCGCGACACCCGCGGCATGATCCGCCAGCACCAGTTCAACAAGGTCGAGCTGGTCTCGATCACCACGCCCGAGCAGTCCGAGGATGAGCACGAGCGCATGGTGGGCTGCGCAGAGGCGGTGCTGAAGCGCCTGGACCTGCCGTTCCGCACGATGAAGCTCTGCACCGGCGACATGGGCTTCTCGGCCCGCAAGACCTATGACCTCGAGGTCTGGCTGCCCAGCCAGGCGACATATCGCGAGATCAGCTCCTGCTCCAACTGCGGCGACTTCCAGGCCCGCCGCATGGACGCGCGCAGCCGCAAGGCCGGGGAGAAGGGCACGCGCTTCGTCCACACCCTGAACGGTTCGGGCCTGGCGGTCGGCCGCACCCTGGTGGCGGTGATGGAGAACTATCAGGATGAGGGCGGCCGCATCGCCATTCCGCAGGCGTTGCAGCCCTACATGAATGGCCTGACGCACATCGGTGGCGAATAG
- a CDS encoding protein-L-isoaspartate(D-aspartate) O-methyltransferase — protein sequence MSAEAADTPETRRARLILALRSQGVSDPAVLGALEQIPRELFTPDLFQERAWEDSALPIACGQTISQPFIVGLMTQALAIEPRARVLEIGTGSGYQTAVLSKLSRLVYTIERYRTLLREAEARFKKLLLPNVITKFGDGAEGWKEQAPFDRVLVTAAAPGEPSALLEQLKPTGILVAPVGRGPVQTLIRYVGDGKGDFREEVLCEVRFVPLLEGVAKEL from the coding sequence ATGAGCGCCGAGGCCGCGGATACGCCCGAAACGCGACGCGCCCGCCTGATCCTGGCCTTGCGGTCCCAGGGGGTCAGCGATCCGGCTGTGCTGGGCGCGCTGGAGCAAATCCCGCGCGAGCTGTTCACTCCCGACCTGTTCCAGGAGCGAGCCTGGGAGGATTCGGCCCTGCCGATCGCCTGCGGCCAGACCATCAGCCAGCCCTTCATCGTCGGCCTGATGACCCAGGCCCTGGCCATAGAGCCCCGCGCCCGGGTGCTGGAGATCGGCACCGGCTCCGGCTACCAGACCGCTGTGCTCTCCAAGCTCTCGCGGCTGGTCTATACCATCGAGCGCTACCGCACCCTGCTGCGCGAGGCCGAGGCGCGGTTCAAGAAGCTGCTGCTGCCCAATGTGATCACCAAGTTCGGCGACGGCGCCGAGGGCTGGAAGGAGCAGGCGCCTTTCGACCGGGTGCTGGTCACCGCAGCCGCCCCCGGCGAGCCGTCGGCCCTGCTGGAACAGCTGAAGCCCACCGGCATTCTCGTGGCTCCGGTGGGGCGCGGTCCGGTACAGACCCTGATCCGCTATGTCGGCGACGGTAAAGGCGATTTTCGCGAGGAAGTGCTGTGTGAAGTCCGCTTCGTACCCCTTCTGGAGGGGGTGGCGAAGGAGCTTTGA
- a CDS encoding peptidoglycan DD-metalloendopeptidase family protein, with amino-acid sequence MAFMFTRLTCAALAVALFAGVEARAQTSDQPVATSPAPAAAQPTPRPLDDDRYLPQPSTGDTAAPVNRPPPGAAAQPAAPAPAAQAPAAQAPAGPTPPPSPLMNRSAQPPAEQAAPPPAPRYEPPKPEYRISVQGKVVETKGKSLPIKVGKGDTVNVISDRLATDSDDLIKINKLKKPYELDLGQVIQIPTPKAYEVQSGDTLFSIGRRFGISADALSEINDLDPEAHLRAGHKIYLPAQVHDNGPVKTPVFAAPPRRPHTRYEPIQGEAVPPPSEEGAVQPPSRYSPPPAANGPPQVEAGPAPSDAQVTAAGKGRFAWPVTGNVLSAFGPKAGGQRNDGLDIAAAMGAPIQAAAEGDVVYAGNQVPGFGNLVLIKHPDGWVTAYAHLSRTEVKIRDHVTQGQEIGQAGTTGGVDEPQLHFEIRYAPTPRDKARPIDPGLVLPAR; translated from the coding sequence ATGGCTTTCATGTTCACTCGGCTGACCTGTGCGGCCCTCGCCGTGGCCCTCTTCGCGGGCGTCGAGGCGCGGGCCCAAACCTCGGACCAGCCGGTGGCGACCAGCCCTGCGCCGGCCGCAGCCCAGCCGACGCCGCGGCCGCTGGACGACGACCGCTACCTGCCGCAGCCCTCGACGGGCGACACCGCAGCTCCTGTGAATCGCCCGCCGCCCGGCGCCGCAGCCCAGCCGGCCGCGCCAGCGCCCGCCGCACAGGCGCCCGCCGCACAAGCGCCAGCAGGACCGACTCCGCCGCCGTCGCCGCTGATGAACCGGTCCGCGCAGCCGCCGGCCGAGCAGGCTGCGCCGCCGCCGGCCCCTCGCTACGAGCCGCCCAAGCCGGAGTACCGCATCTCGGTCCAGGGCAAGGTCGTGGAGACCAAGGGCAAGAGCCTGCCGATCAAGGTCGGCAAGGGCGACACGGTCAATGTGATCTCGGACCGCCTGGCCACGGACAGCGACGACCTGATCAAGATCAACAAGCTGAAGAAGCCCTACGAACTCGACCTCGGCCAGGTGATCCAGATCCCGACGCCCAAGGCCTACGAGGTCCAGTCCGGCGACACCCTGTTCAGCATCGGCCGCCGCTTCGGCATCTCCGCCGACGCCTTGTCCGAGATCAATGACCTGGACCCCGAGGCGCACCTGCGCGCCGGCCACAAGATCTACCTTCCGGCCCAGGTGCACGACAACGGGCCGGTCAAGACCCCGGTCTTCGCTGCGCCGCCGCGTCGCCCGCACACCCGCTACGAACCGATCCAGGGCGAAGCGGTGCCGCCGCCGAGCGAGGAGGGCGCCGTCCAGCCGCCGTCGCGCTACAGCCCGCCGCCGGCCGCGAACGGCCCGCCTCAGGTCGAGGCTGGCCCCGCGCCCAGCGACGCCCAGGTCACCGCCGCCGGCAAGGGCCGCTTCGCCTGGCCTGTGACCGGCAATGTGCTTTCGGCGTTCGGGCCCAAGGCCGGCGGCCAGCGCAACGACGGCCTCGACATCGCCGCGGCCATGGGCGCGCCGATCCAGGCGGCCGCCGAGGGCGACGTGGTCTATGCCGGCAACCAGGTGCCGGGCTTCGGCAACCTGGTGCTGATCAAGCACCCGGACGGCTGGGTCACCGCCTACGCTCACCTGTCGCGCACCGAGGTCAAGATCCGCGACCACGTGACCCAGGGCCAGGAGATCGGGCAGGCCGGGACCACCGGCGGGGTCGACGAGCCGCAGCTGCACTTCGAGATCCGCTATGCGCCGACGCCGCGCGACAAGGCTCGGCCGATCGATCCCGGTCTGGTGCTGCCGGCCCGCTGA
- the rpsJ gene encoding 30S ribosomal protein S10, producing the protein MDRQNIRIRLKAFDHRVLDHSTREIVNTAKRTGATVRGPIPLPTLIEKFTVNRSPHIDKKSREQFEIRTHKRVLDIVDPTPQTVDALMKLDLSAGVDVEIKL; encoded by the coding sequence ATGGATCGACAAAATATCCGCATCCGGCTCAAAGCCTTCGACCACAGGGTGCTGGATCACTCCACGCGTGAGATCGTCAACACCGCCAAGCGCACCGGCGCGACGGTGCGTGGCCCGATCCCGCTGCCGACTCTCATTGAAAAATTCACCGTCAACCGCTCGCCGCACATCGACAAGAAGTCGCGCGAGCAGTTCGAGATCCGCACGCACAAGCGCGTGCTCGATATCGTCGACCCCACCCCGCAGACCGTGGACGCGCTGATGAAGCTCGACCTGTCCGCCGGCGTGGACGTCGAGATCAAGCTCTAA
- the surE gene encoding 5'/3'-nucleotidase SurE has product MRILLTNDDGIHAEGLAALEQIAAALSDDVWVAAPEFEQSGASRALTLSQPLRVRRMGEKRFAVDGTPTDCVLLAVQELIEGAKPDLVLSGVNRGQNLAEDVTLSGTVAGAIEGMALGIPAIALSQALFLFRDEVKANFETAVAHAPSIIRRLLETGWASDVVINLNFPSVTPDAVKGIEVTRQGFRDQFMRHVEKRTDLRGRDYYWMGFRAQPSKPSDGTDLRAVYDERISITPLHIDLTHDKTLSALKAAFAAEPPPIPSTGAPR; this is encoded by the coding sequence TTGCGCATTCTCCTGACCAACGACGACGGCATCCACGCGGAGGGCCTGGCGGCCCTGGAGCAGATCGCCGCCGCCCTGTCGGACGATGTCTGGGTCGCCGCGCCCGAGTTCGAGCAGTCTGGCGCCAGCCGGGCCCTGACCCTCAGCCAGCCGCTGCGGGTGCGCCGGATGGGGGAAAAACGTTTCGCGGTGGACGGCACGCCCACCGACTGCGTGCTGCTGGCGGTGCAGGAGCTGATCGAGGGGGCGAAGCCGGACCTGGTGCTCTCCGGAGTCAACCGCGGCCAGAACCTGGCAGAGGATGTCACCTTGTCCGGCACGGTCGCGGGGGCGATAGAGGGCATGGCCCTGGGGATTCCCGCCATCGCCCTATCCCAGGCCCTGTTCCTGTTCCGCGACGAGGTGAAGGCCAATTTCGAGACCGCCGTCGCCCATGCGCCGAGCATCATCCGCCGCCTGCTCGAAACCGGCTGGGCGAGCGACGTGGTGATCAACCTCAACTTTCCCTCGGTGACGCCCGATGCGGTGAAGGGGATAGAGGTCACGCGGCAGGGATTCCGCGACCAGTTCATGCGCCATGTGGAAAAGCGCACCGACCTTCGGGGCCGCGACTACTATTGGATGGGGTTCAGGGCCCAGCCGTCCAAGCCCAGCGACGGCACCGACCTGCGCGCGGTCTATGACGAGCGGATATCTATCACCCCGCTGCACATCGACCTGACTCACGATAAGACATTGTCCGCCCTGAAGGCGGCCTTCGCAGCGGAGCCGCCCCCGATCCCTTCCACCGGAGCCCCCAGGTGA
- a CDS encoding GIN domain-containing protein — translation MRKAILGAGAVAALLAAGSANAAEVQLKHIVAKVVIVPENRSDVTVSVIRTNPKLPIRVHQVSEGVVVVDGGSDDWWPRLFGGHISHCRVGPDSASVHVAGVGDFNESELPQILVRTPMSAKVASSGAVIGSIPSAENLDLAVAGCDAWTVGDVKGRFHLDEAGQGRVRTGDLGSAEVNIAGSSAVTTKAIYHDYKVSIGGSGDLYSTSVDGRIEVSIAGSGNVRVNGGHATLLKGSIAGDGELTYEGLADRVSVSVAGHARVHVAHVAGVDGPVDETIAGLGEIRRGP, via the coding sequence ATGCGAAAGGCGATTTTGGGCGCGGGGGCTGTGGCGGCGCTGCTGGCGGCGGGCTCGGCGAACGCGGCCGAGGTCCAGCTCAAGCACATCGTCGCCAAGGTCGTGATCGTGCCGGAGAACCGCTCCGACGTCACAGTCAGCGTGATCCGCACCAATCCCAAGCTGCCGATCCGTGTGCATCAGGTCTCGGAAGGGGTGGTGGTGGTCGACGGCGGCTCCGACGACTGGTGGCCGCGGCTGTTCGGCGGCCATATCTCGCATTGCCGCGTGGGCCCGGACAGCGCCAGCGTGCACGTAGCCGGCGTCGGCGATTTCAATGAAAGCGAGCTGCCCCAGATCCTGGTGCGCACGCCGATGTCGGCCAAGGTCGCCTCCAGCGGTGCAGTGATCGGCTCGATTCCGTCGGCGGAGAACCTGGATCTCGCGGTGGCGGGCTGTGACGCCTGGACCGTGGGCGACGTCAAGGGCCGCTTCCACCTGGACGAGGCGGGGCAGGGCAGGGTGCGCACCGGCGACCTGGGCTCGGCCGAGGTGAATATCGCCGGCTCGTCCGCCGTCACCACCAAGGCGATCTATCATGACTACAAGGTCTCGATCGGCGGATCGGGCGACCTTTATTCCACTTCGGTCGACGGGCGTATCGAAGTCTCCATCGCCGGCAGCGGCAATGTGCGGGTCAATGGCGGCCACGCCACGCTGCTGAAGGGCTCGATCGCCGGCGACGGGGAACTGACCTATGAAGGCCTGGCTGACCGCGTGTCGGTCTCGGTGGCCGGTCACGCCCGGGTGCATGTGGCTCATGTCGCCGGGGTCGACGGCCCGGTCGACGAGACCATCGCCGGGCTGGGTGAAATCAGGCGAGGGCCGTAA